A single window of Bufo bufo chromosome 10, aBufBuf1.1, whole genome shotgun sequence DNA harbors:
- the LOC120980851 gene encoding uncharacterized protein LOC120980851, producing the protein MYGKSPVWFQTAQSLRLMYSKSPVWFQTAQLYRFMYGKSPMWFQTEQSWRLMYGKSPVWFQTAQSWRLMYSKSPVWFQTAQSWRLMYVRVLCGSRLRSHGGSCTVRVLCGSRLRSHGGSCTVRGLYGSRLLMYSKSPVWFQTALSLRLMYSKSHVWFQTEQSWRLMYGKSPVWFQTAQSWRLMYGKSPVWFQTAQSWRLMYSKSPVWFQTALSLRLMYSKSHVWFQTEQSWRLMYGKSPVWFQTAQSWPLMYSKSPVWFQTAQSWRLMYSKSPVWFQTAQSWRLMYSKSPVWFQTAQSWRLMYGKSPVWFQTAQSWRLMYSKSPVWFQTAQSWRLMYSKSPVWFQTAQSWRLMYSKSPVWFQTAQSWRLMYSKSPVWFQTAQSWRLMYSKSPVWFQTAQSWPLMYGKSPVWFQTAQSWRLMYSKSPVWFQTAQSWRLMYGKSPVWFQTAQSWRLMYGKSPVWFQTAQYPDSYPTICLCSDSITSRSDRDVDCRLRRGSDPLELLIPAAALNACHFVLVMRQAPPHCCHPAGPGVGALGLPRHCSLQSVTPLCAEVRVIVRQQPERW; encoded by the exons ATGTACGGTAAGAGTCCTGTGTGGTTCCAGACTGCGCAGTCATTGCGGCTCATGTACAGTAAGAGTCCTGTATGGTTCCAGACTGCGCAGTTATATCGGTTCATGTACGGTAAGAGTCCAATGTGGTTCCAGACTGAGCAGTCATGGCGGCTCATGTACGGTAAGAGTCCTGTGTGGTTCCAGACTGCGCAGTCATGGAGGCTCATGTACAGTAAGAGTCCTGTCTGGTTTCAGACTGCGCAGTCATGGCGGCTCATGTACG TAAGAGTCCTGTGTGGTTCCAGACTGCGCAGTCATGGCGGCTCATGTACGGTAAGAGTCCTGTGTGGTTCCAGACTGCGCAGTCATGGCGGCTCATGTACAGTAAGAGGACTGTATGGTTCCAGACT GCTCATGTACAGTAAGAGTCCTGTGTGGTTCCAGACTGCGCTGTCATTGCGGCTCATGTACAGTAAGAGTCATGTGTGGTTCCAGACTGAGCAGTCATGGAGGCTCATGTACGGTAAGAGTCCTGTATGGTTCCAGACTGCACAGTCATGGCGGCTCATGTACGGTAAGAGTCCTGTATGGTTCCAGACTGCGCAGTCATGGAGGCTCATGTACAGTAAGAGTCCTGTGTGGTTCCAGACTGCGCTGTCATTGCGGCTCATGTACAGTAAGAGTCATGTGTGGTTCCAGACTGAGCAGTCATGGAGGCTCATGTACGGTAAGAGTCCTGTGTGGTTCCAGACTGCGCAGTCATGGCCGCTCATGTACAGTAAGAGTCCTGTGTGGTTCCAGACTGCGCAGTCATGGAGGCTCATGTACAGTAAGAGTCCTGTGTGGTTCCAGACTGCACAGTCATGGCGGCTCATGTACAGTAAGAGTCCTGTGTGGTTCCAGACTGCACAGTCATGGCGGCTCATGTACGGTAAGAGTCCTGTGTGGTTCCAGACTGCGCAGTCATGGAGGCTCATGTACAGTAAGAGTCCTGTGTGGTTCCAGACTGCGCAGTCATGGCGGCTCATGTACAGTAAGAGTCCTGTGTGGTTCCAGACTGCACAGTCATGGCGGCTCATGTACAGTAAGAGTCCTGTGTGGTTTCAGACTGCACAGTCATGGCGGCTCATGTACAGTAAGAGTCCTGTGTGGTTTCAGACTGCGCAGTCATGGCGGCTCATGTACAGTAAGAGTCCTGTGTGGTTCCAGACTGCGCAGTCATGGCCGCTCATGTACGGTAAGAGTCCTGTGTGGTTCCAGACTGCGCAGTCATGGCGGCTCATGTACAGTAAGAGTCCTGTGTGGTTCCAGACTGCGCAGTCATGGAGGCTCATGTACGGTAAGAGTCCTGTGTGGTTCCAGACTGCGCAGTCATGGAGGCTCATGTACGGTAAGAGTCCTGTGTGGTTCCAGACTGCACAGTACCCAGACTCTTATCCTACGATTTGTCTGTGCAGTGATTCCATCACCAGCCGATCCGATCGGGACGTGGATTGTCGGCTGAGGAGAGGCTCGGATCCGCTAGAATTGCTGATCCCAGCAGCCGCACTCAATGCCTGTCACTTTGTGTTAGTGATGCGTCAGGCGCCCCcccactgctgtcaccctgcCGGGCCGGGGGTGGGCGCGCTCGGTCTGCCCCGTCATTGTTCTCTGCAGTCAGTCACACCATTATGTGCAGAGGTTCGTGTTATTGTGCGGCAGCAGCCGGAGAGATGGTGA